The Silene latifolia isolate original U9 population chromosome Y, ASM4854445v1, whole genome shotgun sequence sequence AGTGGAAATATTTGAAGATGCAATCAAGTGCAACGGAGTCTATGAAATCACTAATGCTCCTATCAGCCCTGTTAAGCCAGAGTGGAAGACAAACCCCACTAATCTTGATTTCCAAATGACTTTTGGGCGCCGAACCATCGTGCTGCCAGTAGACAATGGTGATGACGGTAATGACCCTACTATCCAAGATTACAGCCCAATCTCCCAGCTGCCTAGAGTACCAGACTATGCCGAGATGTTTGGTAACACTTTCCATCCATACATGTTGATTAATACTCTGATCGATTGCTTAATGTAAATTTTACAGTCATTTGAACATCTCTTAAATACCTTGCAGATGTGGTTGGTGTTGTACTCTTTGTGGAGGACCAACCACGTATGATCACAACAAACACTAATCGTGAGTCCAAAGTACGTGAAGTCGTGCTTATTGATCACAGGTAACACTCCCACAATCAACATCTCCCCAGTATACCTTCTACAATAAAACAAACCTAACCGAAAACGATTCTTCTAATAGTACAAAATTTGATGTATTCGTGATTACAGTACCTCACAACCACTGTCAATTTCTATGTGGGATGAGTTAGCTGAGGACGACTGCAGCATGCTTATTCCAACACCTGGTCAGTTCAGAACAGTTGGGCTAACAGCGCTTAGAGTATCGAACCACAGAGGTTACGCTCATTTACTATATTTGCATTATAAAGGTCATCCGCTAAGGCAGGCTGATAATTAACAGCCTTGTCTCTATAACATACAATATGCAAGCTTTTGAATGTCACAACATCTCTGTCAACCATTATCATACATTCGCCTGTTGGAGCTTTAAAGCTGAAGCGCTAGCATCCTGGTATACTTCAGACTTAACCTTCTTGTTTTAGCAACTACAAGAACATTTCTACTCGCATTCTCAATATTATAACTATTTAAATTTGTAGGAGGACCAGCCATCACATGGCGCTGACAGAGCTGCGATCAAGGGTCTTTCATGTAAAGATGCCAATTCTAACACAGAAAACCGTTAAGATTGCCGCACTCCGCTCTAAGAAGGTGCACACAATTTTAGCATTCAACTTTCATTAAATTATCCATGACAGGTGCATAAGAGTGCCAATCCATCTAAGCAACCATAACCTACCCTTCTGCCTTCCACAGGCAAAGTCGACTTTACAAGACGAGAAATACTGGTTAGACGTTACTATTCCAACTGCTGAGCTCTACAGAGTAAATGCATACATGGGTTGTTCACACTGTGCAAAGCGATCCAGCATTCCACCAGGCCGTGCATATATATGCGATACTTGCTCTGAAACCGATTGCACCTCAGAACCAAAGTAAGCCCCAAAACACTATTCTAATTTGCAATGCAAAAAAAAGTAGAATATACAACCTCATAACCCAGCTAAAACCACACCTAGGAACTATATTAGTACATTGCTAACACATGAACACAATATCTTATAGGATCACATTCGGCTGTGATATCTCGGATGGGAGTGGAACATTACCAATGACTGCATTTACGTCAACTACTGAGAAGTTGTTCATGATGTCAGCAGCAGATATATTCCACATGAAGGAGTCTGTGAGTGTACCAACATTAAAACCTAAAATCATGCGCCAAGGCCTATAACTTAACATATATGGTACTACTTTGCAGGATGACGAACAAGCATTTTCAGTCGTGCAGGAGATGATCCACTATAAACCTTTCAAAGTCCAAGTTGGCCCTTCTACGTCGCTCGTGATGAGCAACATTCTCCACTGGGTAGTCAAGAAGGTGGTTATTGATGGCCCAGATGATAATGCTTCAGGAAGTGTATCAGCTATTCAAGGAGACCCTTCGCAAGCCCAAGTTGTAAGCAGCTCTGAAGGAAGCCAGGTAACAGGCAAGCTGCTTGCACCTTCTACAAACAATGAAATCACAACTGCTATATCCATCATATCAACCGCCCCTGGCAATGTTGCATCAGCAATAGTAAACACTGCAGTAGACAAACCAAGTGAGATCACTGATGCAGAATTTATCCAGCCACAAGCTATGAAGTAGGTGCTTAAGAAGGAAAAGGCAGCCGCTGCCTCTACACCTCTTCCATAAATGAAGGGAGAGCAGTATCAGAATCAGCACAAGCATATATAGAATGACTAATAGTAATGGCCTGTAACCTTAATATTTTGCGTACTAAGACTAGACTTAAATAATTAACTGAACCGCCCTCCCGTATTTCATCCAGATCAAGATGTTTTTTTGCGGTGTTACTAGCACCTTTTAGAAATCTGTAATACTTGGGTATGTAACTACCAAAACATTGGGCTTATCAGTTTAATCGTATGTTAATATTTAAGCTAAATGTTTTCAAAGAATACGAAGATGGTCCTTAGAACTGTTGCGCGCGGAGAGACAACTAGTAATAGAAAAGATTGGAAGCTTGGAAACGTGTGCGTAAAATGCAAAGCCCAAAGCCAACATCACAACTTTCCACGCTATACCACTGGACAACAAAAGAACCCACGCACCATAGCTGTTTTTCATGCATACAGGCGGCTCGCCTATGTAGATGGCAACACGCTAGGCAGCTAGCTTGGCTGGTAGGCGGCTAGTCTGCTGCTATTTCTCTCTTCTGATTTTACTGGCTGCTCGCCACGGTACCATGGCTGCTCGCGTTGAGCCTCTCCTTGCTGTGTTTCTTCCTTTGCTAGCCATTCACCCAGCTTCACTCGGTTTCCACTCCGTCTTCCATGATCGGGTCAAGTCCGTGTAAATAACTCGATATAAGAATGATCAAGCACGACACATATAAATGTATTATGGCCCATAAAATGCCGACTTTAGCTTTTCTCAAATCACTTAATCGACCCCCTTATAATATACAAAACCCGTTTTGTCAAATGTGTCTTAAAATTCTCCTCAAACTTTTCAAAAATGGGTAGTATGCATACCCGGATTTTGATTTTTTATGCTTAATCCTTTCTTTAATTGTCTCTTGGTACTCCAATCCTTGTTAATAATCTATCGCATTACTTGACATtggaaatttcatcttaaaatttaCCCAAATTTTCCAAATGTATGATAGTATAccgaaaattttgatttttatacTTCATTTTGATTTAATTATGTCAAAAGTTTGATAACAACTAGAAATGTTGTATAATGCTTAAATTGGGTTTAAAACGTTGTATAATTTCATAAGAATTTATGTTTTCGGAAAATTTGTGTCTCCAGTAAACTTTTGGTTGATTAAAATTCAAAGGAAATCATGCCAAAATTTTCTACTCAAAATGTTATTAGTAAACTAGAAATATGGGGAAGTTTCAAATTTGTTTCAAAGTGTCTTGAATTCTCATCTTTTCTATCAGGAATCTTGTTGTGTGAATCGGTTTTTTAGCATGTCAAGGAACACCCGAGGAAACCGCGGAAGGCAAACCCGTCAAGCGCCGGTATTTCCACCCTTGATTGAAGCCCGGGGATTTCCGGGCATTATGTTTGAGAGTGAGGCTCAAAAGAACACTTTTCTTGCGTTGGCCGGGAGACCTATGTTGGTGATTTAAAGATTGGTTCAAGgatgggtaatttctaaataataaaATGCTagttcgggaagtacggagtatacgcttgcataattatttacggGATTACGGAATAGTTTTCGTTCGAATAACTATGCGGGGAAATCTGAAAGGCTGCAACCCTTCAGAATTCATTCCCCTTTCCCTCTGCTTTCCCATTCTTCTCCTCTATAAATAGAGTTTGAGGGACAGAAGgaaaatacagaaaaaatataactTCTGCATTCCTGAACAAAGAACACAACCTACTCAAAAATACTTCTTAATTATATCTCTGTATTCTGTGCCGAATAAAGAGGGCaaccgtcttatctcaatagaaAGTTCGATACAACCTGCACTACTAAAGTAAGggtcgaattgttctattaggaaagcatagcgattcggtgcggttttcattattgtcttttcAGTTCGTGTACAATTTCCTAACAATCTAATAGAacaatttcgaaatatgtcaaGATGGCGAATGGAAAGGAAATGGTAATGAAAGTGAACAGATTGGACAGGCTTGTGGGTGTTTATTTTGGCAGAAGAAGATGCAAATTTTATAATGTTTGGACGACGATTACGAATCGATCTGGTTTCTGCCATGGGCAAATACTGGCGAGCAATTGATGTCGGAAGTGCACCAGATTTGTGATAACAAATGATATGTTAAATGCTGTTGATGGCAAACGATACAATTTATGCAACTTTATCCAGATAAGTAAAACTTATTACTTTGTGTTGTTGGTTGAGCGAATTCATAAGATGCTTTGTTGGAAGTGGGATTCGTGGACATTGATTATGAGGACTGCAATGGTGGTTCTACTGATGTTGGCCAAACAAATAATGTGTGGAGTAACAGATAAGTAATCTATTATTGATGCTTatgcttttatttgtttttatcaTAATCACCATGTGATTGCGGCGGTTATCAAGATGATACCGACATATGGAAAATAGGGGGATTTGGTTGAGGTTTGGTAAAGAGTAGAATGGATAGTGGTATTTGACTAAACTGTTGTCATGTTATGTTCTCATGGGATTAATAATATGGGAATGATCACTGACTAAATTTACAGATCAAAATTTGGCAAGTCAGTGTAGATAAGTAAATTTGTTTTCAATAATTAATTGTCGTTTTGTGTCGCATGCGGTAAACATGTTTGGACCATTTAGTAAGCATATTCGTTATTTAATTTACAACCACTTTGGCCGCCTTTGtgttatgttactaaaattgatggacgattgAATTACATATGAGAATCAATTATTTGAATGCATTCTGACTTGATTTTGCTGATCAGTGGAATTTGCTTAGCATTTAATATGCCAACATGCTACTCTGTTTTGTGAATACAAATTTGAT is a genomic window containing:
- the LOC141626764 gene encoding uncharacterized protein LOC141626764, yielding MRGALFADQVEIFEDAIKCNGVYEITNAPISPVKPEWKTNPTNLDFQMTFGRRTIVLPVDNGDDGNDPTIQDYSPISQLPRVPDYAEMFDVVGVVLFVEDQPRMITTNTNRESKVREVVLIDHSTSQPLSISMWDELAEDDCSMLIPTPGQFRTVGLTALRVSNHRGYAHLLYLHYKGHPLRQADN
- the LOC141627435 gene encoding uncharacterized protein LOC141627435, which gives rise to MALTELRSRVFHVKMPILTQKTVKIAALRSKKAKSTLQDEKYWLDVTIPTAELYRVNAYMGCSHCAKRSSIPPGRAYICDTCSETDCTSEPKITFGCDISDGSGTLPMTAFTSTTEKLFMMSAADIFHMKESDDEQAFSVVQEMIHYKPFKVQVGPSTSLVMSNILHWVVKKVVIDGPDDNASGSVSAIQGDPSQAQVVSSSEGSQVTGKLLAPSTNNEITTAISIISTAPGNVASAIVNTAVDKPSEITDAEFIQPQAMK